One window from the genome of Hippocampus zosterae strain Florida chromosome 7, ASM2543408v3, whole genome shotgun sequence encodes:
- the rps5 gene encoding 40S ribosomal protein S5: MTEWETAPAVAETPEIKLFGKWSTDDVQINDISLQDYIAVKEKYAKYLPHSGGRYAAKRFRKAQCPIVERLTNSMMMHGRNNGKKLMTVRIVKHAFEIIHLLTGENPLQVLVNAIINSGPREDSTRIGRAGTVRRQAVDVSPLRRVNQAIWLLCTGAREAAFRNIKTIAECLADELINAAKGSSNSYAIKKKDELERVAKSNR, from the exons A TGACCGAGTGGGAGACTGCACCGGCAGTGGCTGAGACTCCCGAGATCAAGCTGTTTGGCAAGTGGAGCACCGATGATGTCCAGATCAATGACATCTCCCTGCAG GATTACATTGCCGTGAAGGAGAAGTACGCCAAGTACCTGCCGCACTCTGGCGGCCGCTATGCCGCCAAGCGTTTCCGCAAGGCCCAGTGCCCCATCGTGGAGCGTCTGACCAACTCCATGATGATGCACGGCCGCAACAATGGCAAGAAGCTGATGACCGTGCGCATCGTCAAGCACGCCTTCGAGATCATCCACCTGTTGACCGGAGAG AACCCCCTCCAAGTCTTGGTGAACGCCATCATAAACAGTGGACCCCGTGAGGACTCCACCCGTATTGGCCGCGCCGGTACAGTCAGGAGACAGGCCGTGGACGTGTCGCCCCTCCGTAGAGTCAACCAG GCTATTTGGCTGCTGTGCACAGGCGCAAGAGAAGCTGCTTTCAGGAACATCAAGACCATTGCAGAGTGCCTGGCTGATGAGCTCATCAATGCTGCAAAG GGTTCATCTAATTCTTACGCCATCAAGAAGAAAGACGAGTTGGAGAGAGTTGCCAAGTCCAACCGTTAA